One part of the Gemmatimonadaceae bacterium genome encodes these proteins:
- a CDS encoding P1 family peptidase → MDFSRVGVAVGHATDAAGGTGCTVVRGIDAPLRGAAAVFGRATGSREIHALSADALADRVDAVLLTGGSAYGLDAAAGVMRWMEERNRGFPIAGGVVPIVPAAVIFDLGPIGRFGARPTPEMAYQAAESATSVHVPEGSVGAGTGATVGKAAGAARAMKGGVGCAERGSAGVWVAAVAVVNAFGDVRDAAGHVIAGARADGGGFLDAARLLVDDPHRLAALSAEQAMRNTTLCVVATNALLDRVQLAQLARAAGAGLFRRIAPAGSSFDGDVVFALCGRDGVSANALHVEALAAAALEEAIERGVRLARGSAAFPGLADRA, encoded by the coding sequence GTGGACTTCTCCCGCGTCGGCGTGGCGGTGGGGCACGCCACCGACGCTGCCGGCGGCACGGGATGCACCGTGGTGCGCGGCATCGACGCTCCGTTGCGCGGCGCGGCCGCCGTGTTCGGCCGCGCCACCGGGTCGCGCGAGATCCACGCGCTCAGCGCCGACGCGCTGGCCGACCGCGTGGACGCGGTGCTCCTCACCGGCGGGTCGGCCTATGGCCTCGACGCCGCGGCCGGCGTCATGCGGTGGATGGAGGAGCGGAACCGCGGCTTCCCGATCGCCGGCGGCGTGGTGCCGATCGTCCCGGCGGCGGTGATCTTCGACCTCGGGCCGATCGGACGATTCGGCGCGCGGCCCACGCCGGAGATGGCGTATCAGGCCGCGGAATCGGCCACGTCCGTGCACGTGCCCGAGGGGAGCGTGGGCGCCGGCACCGGCGCCACGGTGGGCAAGGCGGCGGGTGCCGCCCGGGCCATGAAGGGCGGCGTCGGCTGTGCCGAGCGCGGATCGGCCGGCGTGTGGGTGGCGGCCGTGGCCGTGGTGAATGCGTTCGGAGACGTGCGAGATGCGGCGGGCCACGTCATCGCCGGTGCGCGGGCCGACGGCGGCGGATTTCTCGATGCCGCGCGGCTGCTCGTGGACGACCCGCATCGCCTTGCCGCGCTGTCCGCCGAACAGGCGATGCGCAACACCACGCTCTGCGTGGTGGCCACCAACGCGTTGCTCGACCGCGTGCAACTGGCGCAGTTGGCCCGGGCCGCCGGCGCCGGCCTCTTCCGCCGCATCGCGCCGGCCGGTTCGTCGTTCGACGGCGATGTGGTGTTCGCGCTCTGCGGCCGCGACGGCGTGTCGGCCAACGCCCTCCACGTGGAGGCGCTGGCCGCGGCGGCGCTGGAGGAGGCCATCGAGCGCGGCGTGCGTCTGGCCAGGGGAAGCGCGGCGTTCCCCGGGCTCGCCGACCGCGCATGA
- a CDS encoding sigma-54 dependent transcriptional regulator yields the protein MPTVLIVDDERDITSFLGAFFERSGHQVLKAYTGEEAVALIKQRRPDLVLLDLRLPDITGFEVLERVKEEHPVVIMITGHGDVSLAVRAMQAGAESFLTKPIELAHLGAAAERAFEKAHLRQMNVYLTERRGQMPARALLGSSPPMRELAAQIDLLAHSDRTTVLLVGEVGTGKGRVADAMHRQSPRSGQRFIEVNCAALTAASLDSELFGVEQGVSPEGEVHRPGLLEVASGGTLFLDEIGDLDAHLQPKLLRVLEGKSFRRQGGTREVQVDVRLIAATSRDLVAEVTAGRFREDLYYRLSVMPINLPPLRARAREDLVELIAHLLDELRVNLPEGPTEIDDDALERLLKYSWPGNIREMRNVLERAMIIGRGAPAIAATHLAAEVRDASGLGVEHHVPRTLAEVERQHIDRTLRAHDGNRTRAAKELGISRATLIKKIKEYGMEMRQAVHTGGGR from the coding sequence ATGCCGACCGTTCTCATCGTCGACGACGAACGCGACATCACCTCGTTCCTGGGGGCGTTCTTTGAGCGTAGCGGGCATCAGGTGCTCAAGGCCTACACGGGGGAGGAAGCCGTCGCGCTGATCAAGCAGCGGCGTCCCGATCTCGTGCTGCTCGACCTGCGCCTGCCCGACATCACGGGCTTCGAGGTGCTCGAGCGGGTGAAGGAAGAGCACCCGGTGGTGATCATGATCACCGGGCACGGCGACGTGTCGCTCGCCGTGCGCGCCATGCAGGCCGGCGCCGAGAGCTTCCTCACCAAGCCCATCGAGTTGGCCCACCTCGGCGCGGCCGCCGAGCGCGCATTCGAGAAGGCGCATCTGCGCCAGATGAACGTCTATCTGACGGAACGGCGCGGGCAGATGCCGGCGCGGGCGCTGCTCGGCTCGTCGCCGCCGATGCGCGAACTGGCCGCGCAGATCGATCTGTTGGCGCACAGCGATCGCACGACGGTGCTGCTGGTGGGCGAGGTGGGCACGGGAAAGGGCCGCGTGGCCGACGCCATGCACCGGCAGAGCCCGCGCTCCGGCCAGCGGTTCATCGAGGTGAACTGCGCCGCGCTCACCGCGGCGTCGCTCGATTCCGAGCTGTTCGGCGTGGAGCAGGGGGTGTCGCCCGAGGGCGAGGTGCATCGTCCCGGCCTGCTCGAGGTGGCGAGCGGGGGCACGTTGTTCCTCGACGAGATCGGCGATCTGGACGCGCACCTCCAGCCCAAGCTGCTGCGCGTGCTCGAAGGCAAGAGCTTCCGCCGCCAGGGCGGCACGCGCGAGGTCCAGGTGGACGTGCGGCTGATCGCCGCCACGAGCCGCGACCTCGTGGCCGAGGTCACGGCGGGCCGGTTCCGCGAAGATCTCTACTACCGCCTGAGCGTGATGCCGATCAATCTCCCGCCGCTGCGGGCGCGGGCGCGCGAGGACCTGGTGGAGCTGATCGCCCACCTGCTGGACGAGTTGCGGGTGAACCTTCCCGAGGGGCCCACCGAGATCGACGACGACGCGCTCGAGCGGCTGCTGAAGTATTCCTGGCCCGGCAACATCCGCGAGATGCGCAACGTGCTCGAACGCGCGATGATCATCGGCCGCGGCGCGCCGGCGATCGCGGCAACGCACCTGGCCGCCGAGGTACGCGACGCGTCGGGGCTGGGGGTGGAGCACCACGTTCCGCGCACCCTGGCCGAGGTGGAGCGGCAGCACATCGACCGCACGCTGCGCGCCCACGACGGCAATCGCACGCGCGCCGCCAAGGAACTCGGCATCTCGCGCGCCACGCTGATCAAGAAGATCAAGGAATACGGCATGGAGATGCGACAGGCGGTGCACACCGGAGGCGGACGATGA
- a CDS encoding diacylglycerol kinase family protein: MGRLAVQILALVIRRALLIVNPASRCGVRDLARVEAALAALGVTHDTRRTTGPGDAGGMARAAATAYDAVFVLGGDGTIIEALGALAGTAVPVGPLAAGTGNLLVRALGIPLDPARAVRALCGGRVRAIDLARLASGGHFAVAAGIGIDVRMLERTATWHKRRLGIGAYVVAGAGAAIGAAVRGERFRARIEVDGAVHEVEALSILVANVGSVLSGVITLAPDARPDDGALDVAVYSPRSLGQAVRVAWRMLRGRFPDDGLTSFYRGRHIRVVAEPPRRTEADGELLPVGALDATVLPGAGRVLIPGSR; encoded by the coding sequence GTGGGGCGTCTCGCTGTCCAAATCCTGGCGCTGGTGATCCGCCGCGCCCTGCTGATCGTGAACCCCGCGTCGCGGTGCGGGGTGCGCGACCTGGCCCGCGTCGAAGCCGCGCTCGCCGCCCTCGGTGTGACCCACGACACGCGGCGCACCACGGGGCCCGGCGATGCCGGCGGCATGGCCCGCGCCGCGGCCACGGCCTACGACGCCGTGTTCGTCCTCGGCGGCGACGGCACCATCATCGAGGCGCTCGGGGCGTTGGCCGGCACGGCCGTCCCCGTGGGGCCGCTCGCCGCCGGCACGGGAAACCTGCTCGTGCGCGCCCTCGGCATCCCGCTCGATCCGGCTCGCGCCGTGCGCGCTCTCTGCGGCGGACGCGTGCGCGCGATCGACCTCGCCCGGCTCGCGTCGGGCGGGCACTTCGCCGTGGCCGCCGGCATCGGCATCGACGTCCGCATGCTCGAGCGCACCGCGACCTGGCACAAGCGCCGGCTCGGGATCGGCGCCTACGTGGTCGCCGGCGCCGGTGCGGCCATCGGCGCCGCCGTGCGCGGCGAGCGATTCCGCGCGCGCATCGAGGTGGACGGCGCCGTCCACGAGGTCGAGGCGCTCAGCATCCTCGTGGCCAACGTGGGCTCCGTGCTCAGCGGCGTGATCACCCTCGCGCCGGACGCGCGCCCGGACGACGGCGCGCTCGACGTGGCCGTGTACTCGCCGCGGTCGCTCGGCCAGGCGGTGCGTGTGGCCTGGCGCATGTTACGCGGCCGGTTCCCCGACGACGGGCTCACGAGCTTCTACCGCGGCCGCCACATCCGCGTGGTGGCCGAGCCCCCGCGCCGGACCGAAGCGGACGGAGAACTGCTGCCCGTTGGGGCGCTCGATGCCACGGTGTTGCCGGGCGCCGGGCGGGTGCTGATTCCCGGGTCGCGCTGA